ATACACAGAGGTCATCAACGAGAAATTTCACCAGCCCACTCTTAGTTTTGGAGAGCTTGTAGGAGTTTACTTCAGTGGAGAAAAGCCTAAAGGAGTCCTGGAGATTGAAGAAATGCTTAAGGTCGGTTTGTAGATGAATCTTAACAAGTCCTTACAAGTTTCATAGTTTTGATGCTTCTTACAAAAGCAGATATTTCTGATGATAATCAAACTCTCTTTTAGGTGGGTACGACTCTTACCGGCATCGGCGAGTTGACCCTAGACACAGACGGCACCGTGACTCTTCGGCCCCCCTCTGACAATTCTCCATATTTTTTGAGCTTGACAGACTTTGAAAACCTGCGAAATGAAACTTGCAGCATAGCTGTTTTTTGGAAGGTGCTAGTTATTGTCTCGGCCTTGGCCGGGACAGCAGTGCTCTTCTGGGCCGGCCTACGATTCTACCGCACCTTAAAGGATCGCTGGGAGCAGGAGGCAGAATGCAGGGAGTTTGCCCATCAGCAAGCTGAAGCCGCAAGACTGCGTGCCGAAAGAGCAAATGCAGAAAGTTCTGAAGAGGAAGATAACAATGAAATGGAGAATGTCTGTGTGATCTGTCTCAGTGAACCAAGGGACTGCATCCTGTTGGACTGTGCACACGTGTGCTGCTGCTTTGCCTGCTACCAGGCCCTCCCACAAAGAACGTGCCCCATTTGTCGGCAGAACATCGTCCGGGTTCTGCCGTTCTATCGGCCTTAAGGCGCCTGTGTGACCATTTACCTTCAGTGCACTAAGGCTCtacaataaatctgaaataaaaagactttGGAAACGGTTTTTCACTAAGCGAGGTACGATGTTAAACtgtcacaagaaaaaaaaacgtgtaTGATATGTGCATTTTCTTGTAAtagagagttttatttttggtaaatgtgCCTTAtgggaaaaaacccccacaagGCTGCTGCTTTATCAGTGATAGAACTGTATTGTGTATGTTTGCTCAAAAAGGTTTGGTTTTAGTcttattaaagagaaaaaggctttagtgttgtagttttaGGTTATGTACAGCTAAAAGAATGTTTTACATACTTTACATCAAATTTAGTAAAGCATCACTCTGGCAAGTATTTATAAGAGGGCAAAATGCTGTCATAATTAACACTTGGGAAGCATGTGACTAATTTATTAAAGCatataaaatttgaaaacttgTTATACCAATGCgaatgaaatatttaagcaaTCTGAGAGCCTCAGAGGGCTTGAAAATGACTCTTAGAACCTAAttattggctggtgtttgcaaagcagccaatcctggagtggcattta
This is a stretch of genomic DNA from Gambusia affinis linkage group LG12, SWU_Gaff_1.0, whole genome shotgun sequence. It encodes these proteins:
- the mul1a gene encoding mitochondrial ubiquitin ligase activator of nfkb 1-A, whose translation is MDGFPLTFTEAVCLGASLSLSGVFYYLYKRSRLTVKKLENAPHISIDGKLKDLLKVTPGGRLQYAVVEGTVKPVDEPLTSHFNKDISGVLQKFTIKEHRLIWSSISRTWTDSERILHQRVNMVPFALFGLDKATVRVQSPLQADGIYTEVINEKFHQPTLSFGELVGVYFSGEKPKGVLEIEEMLKVGTTLTGIGELTLDTDGTVTLRPPSDNSPYFLSLTDFENLRNETCSIAVFWKVLVIVSALAGTAVLFWAGLRFYRTLKDRWEQEAECREFAHQQAEAARLRAERANAESSEEEDNNEMENVCVICLSEPRDCILLDCAHVCCCFACYQALPQRTCPICRQNIVRVLPFYRP